DNA sequence from the Tenacibaculum mesophilum genome:
AAGAAAGTAGTTTTTACAGGAGTTATACCGCAAAATTCTAAGGTTCCCTTTTTAAACTGTCTAATAGCGGGTCTTTTCATAAAAAGATAATCATACCAGCTTGGGGTGTCAGAAGTAATGATAAGTCGAGCAGTTTTACCTTTTAAAAGTTTTTTAGGAAAAGGTTTTCCTTCAATAGGTTGAAAAGTTATTCCTGGTAAAAAAGCTCTATCAATAAAACCTTTCATTATAGCAGGGTAACCAGCCCACCAAATAGGAAAAAACCATACAATATGATCTGCTTTTTTAATTTTAGTTAAAGCTTCTTGTAAATCAAGTTCAAGTTCCGTTCTTTTTCGGTAACCAAATTTAAGGTTGGGATTAAAGTTTAAGTCAGTGATGGTAATTTCTTCAATAATAGCATCGGTTTCCAAAACGCCTCTTTTGTAAGAAGCTGCCAGTGCATGGTTAAAACTTTCTTTATCAGGATGTCCGTTTATTAATAAAATATGCTTCATAATATAGTTAAGATTATAAAGCAAAGTACGGGTGGTTTTATAAGCTTAAAAAGGACAATTGTCTAATAAAAAACCGATTTTCTAATTCGGCTTAAATGTCGTTGTGTAATTCCTAAATAAGAAGCTAGGTACTGTAATGGAATGGTTTTTAGGTAGTTTGGGTGCGTTTCTAACAGTTTTTTGTAACGGTTTTCAGCGCTTTCATTTTGCAAAACAAATATTCTGTTTTCAAGATTTATATATTCTTGTTCAGCAAATATTTTAAAAAGGCGTAGCCAATTGGTACTTGAGTTTTCTAGTGCTACAAATTGTTCTTTGGTAATGATGTATAGTTCAGCGTTGGTTAACGCTTGAATATTTTCATTAGTTTTTGTTTGAGAAATAAAAGATGAATATGCAGTAACAAATGAGTTTTCTGATAAAAAACAATAAGTAGCTTCTTTTTCGTCAGACGAATGATAAAACGACCTAAAAATACCAGAAGTTATAAAAGCTACTTCTTTGCAAGTGTTACCTTCTTGAATAAAAAAATCACCTTTGTTAAGTTTTTTATATCTAACTAAATTTACAAAGTTGTCTATTTCTTCTTCGGAAAGAATATTATAAGAGGCCAAGTGTTTTTTGAGCATTTTATTGTTTTAATTAAAAATAAGACGAAGTTAAAATAAAAATCCATCAAAAATTAAAACAAAGCTTTAAACCTGTCAAAACAGCAGGTTTCTGTTTTGGTATGGTTATGGTAAAGTATATGAAGTGTTACGAATTAATAGTTTCAGTGAAAAAGAGTAAATTTATAATTCATAACCAATTAAATAAAAAAGAAATATGAAAACATTTTTAAAAGTATTGTTAACGGCATTAGCAGTAATTGTATTGGCAAATATTTTACCAGGAGTAACAGTAGCTAGTTATACAACTGCAGTAATTGTAGCAGTAGTAATTGCGTTGTTAAACCTGTTTGTACGTCCGTTGTTAGTATTTTTTACACTACCAGCAACCATCGTTACATTAGGGTTATTCTTATTTGTGATTAATGCAGTGATTATATTATTGGCAGATAAATTAGTGTCAGGGTTTGCAGTTAGCGGATTTTTTACAGCACTCTTGTTCAGTGTGTTGCTGTCAATTTTCAGATCGTTAATGTTTTCACTATTAAAAGAAGGAGACGAATAAGTAACCTAAAACATTAAAAACTAGAAAATAAGGGAAGTAAAAAAGATAATATTCTTATAACTAAAAGTCTTGGTTATCAATAAATAAAGTAGTAATTTTGCACCCGATTTTTTAAGAAACAGATTTTTAAGATGAATATAACAAAAGAAAACGTAGATGCATTAAATGCAGTTGTAAAAGTTGATATTGTTGCAGAAGATTATCAAGATAAAGTAACAAAAGTATTAAACGATTACCGTAAAACAGCTAACATTCCTGGTTTTAGAAAAGGTCATGTACCAATGGGAATGGTAAAGAAGCAGTACGGAAAATCAGTAATGATTGATGAGGTAAACAAGCTTTTACAAGAGTCGTTAAACAAATTCTTAGTTGAAGAGAAGTTAGATATCTTAGGTAACCCATTACCAAGAGTTCAAGAAGATTTCAATTGGGATGCAGATAAATTCTCTTTTGAATTCGAATTAGGATTAGCTCCTGAGTTCGACGTAAACTTACAACCAAAAAACAAAGTAACTCAATATAACATTGTTGCTACAGACGAGTTAATCGAGAAAGAAGTTGAAAACATCCAATCTCGTTACGGTAAAATGTCAGCTAAAGACGAAGTTGCTGAACAAACTAATGTAACTGGTACTTTTGTAAACGAAGAGAAAGAAATCAACAAAAAATCTACAATTTCTGTAAAAGATATTAAAGGAAAAACAAACTTAAAGAAGTTTGTAGGTGCTAAAGTTGGAGACGTTTTAGAATTAAAAACTAAAAACTTATTTGAAGACGAGCACAAGTTACAAGGGGCTTTAGGAGTATCTCACGAAGAGGTTCATGACTTAGATATTCCTGTAACATTTACTATTGAAGAAATTACTGAGATAGAACCAGCAGAATTAGATCAAGAGTTATTTGATAAGTTATTTGCTGATGGAAGTGTAAAAACTGTAACTGAATTAAAAGATAAAATTAAAGAAGACGCAGAAAAGCAATTCCAACAACAAGCAGATCAACAATTGTTAAACGCAATTACCGAGAACTTAGTGGATAACACAAAGTTTGATTTACCAGTTGAATTCTTACAAAAGTGGTTACAAACTGCAGGAGAAAAAGAATTAACTGCTGAAGAAGCTGTTGAAGAATATAACAAGTCTGAAAAAGGATTACGTTACCAATTAATCGAAGGAAAGATTATGAAAGATAACGACATCAAATTAGACTATGCAGAGTTAGTAGACTATGCAAAAGGATTTATTAGAGCTCAAATGGCTCAATTTGGAAACATGAATCCAGAAGAAAAAGAGTTAGATGATATCGCAGGAAGAATCTTACAAAATCAAGACGAAGCTCAAAAATTACAATCTCAATTAATAAGCCAAAAATTATTAGCTTTTTATAAAGAAAACATGAGCTTTGATACAAAAGAAGTTTCTTACGAAGATTTCATTAAAGAAGTATACAAGTAATAGTTAATTACTAAAATTATAAATAAAAACCTGAATGTACATTCAGGTTTTTTTAGCCATTAACAGTAACAAAATACTAAAGAAATAGTTCTTATATTTACATCTTTATAACCCAAAAACATTTTAAAAATGGATTACGGAAAAGAGTTCGAAAAATACGCAACAAAACACCACGGAATAAATAGTAATTACTTAGGAAAAATAACAAGTAGCTTAACTCCATATATTATGGAAGAACGCCAAATGAACATTACTCAAATGGATGTTTTTTCTCGTTTAATGATGGATAGAATTATTTTTTTAGGTACTGGAATTAATGACCAAGTAGCCAATGTAATTCAAGCACAATTATTGTTTTTAGAAAGTGTAGATGCATCAAAAGATATTTCAATTTACATTAATTCACCAGGAGGTGGTGTATATGCTGGTTTGGGTATTTACGATACTATGCAATTTATTAAACCAGATGTAGCAACAATTTGTACAGGTATGGCTGCTTCAATGGGAGCTGTATTAATGTGTGCAGGAGAAAAAGGAAAGCGTTCAGCATTACCACACTCTCGTATTATGATTCATCAGCCACTAGGTGGAGCACAAGGACAAGCATCTGATATTGAAATTACAGCTCGTGAAATTTTAAAATTAAAAGATGAGTTGTATGAAATCATAGCTAAGCACTCAGGTCAAACAGTAGAAAAAGTAAACAAAGATTCTGATAGAGATTATTGGATGAAGGCCGACGAAGCAAAAGCATACGGTATGGTAGACGAAATTTTAACTAGAAAATAATAAACAAGCTAATAGCACTGAGCTATTGGCAATAAGCTGATAAGATGTCGAAAGAAGAAAATTTACAATGTTCCTTTTGCGGGCGTAAAAAACCAGAAACCGATTTATTAATTGCTGGTTTAGATGCACATATATGTGATAAATGTATAGAGCAAGCCTATGGAATTGTAGAAGAGGAAATAGCTGAAGCTAAAACAAGCGATTTATCAAAAGATTTAACCTTGAAAAAGCCAAGAGAAATCAAAGCTTTTTTAGATGAATATATTATAGGGCAAGATCAAACCAAAAGAGCTATGTCTGTAGCTGTATACAATCATTATAAAAGATTGTTACAAACTAGAGATGATGAAGATGAGGTAGAGATAGAAAAATCGAACATTGTTTTAGTAGGAGAAACTGGAACAGGAAAAACCTTAGTGGCTCGTACAATTGCTAAAATGCTAAATGTACCATTTTCTATAGTAGATGCAACTGTATTAACACAAGCAGGTTATGTAGGAGAAGACGTAGAAAGTATTTTAAGTCGTTTGTTACAAGCAGCAGATTACGATGTTGAAAAAGCAGAAAGAGGTATAGTATTTATTGATGAAATAGATAAAATAGCTCGTAAAGGAGACAATCCATCAATTACACGAGATGTTTCTGGAGAAGGTGTGCAGCAAGCTTTATTAAAGTTATTAGAAGGAGCAGTTGTAAATGTGGCTCCTAAAGGAGGAAGAAAGCATCCAGAACAAAAGTTTATTGAAGTAAATACTAAAGATATTTTATTTATTGCAGGAGGAGCATTTTCTGGAATTGATAGATTTATTAGTAAGCGTTTAAATATGCAAGCAGTTGGTTATAGTGCTTCGGTAGAAGAAGATAAAATTGACCACGATAACTTATTGCAATACATTACACCTCTAGATTTAAAGTCTTTTGGTTTAATACCAGAAATCATTGGTCGTTTACCAGTATTGAGTTATATGAATCCGTTAGATGAAAAAACACTTAGAGCTATTTTAACAGAGCCTAAGAACTCAATAATCAAACAGTATACAAAACTGTTTGCAATGGATGATGTAACGTTTGAAATGACTGAAGATGCATTGCAATTTATTGTTGATAAAGCAGTAGAGTATAAACTAGGAGCTCGAGGATTACGTTCGTTATGTGAAGCTATTTTAACCGATGCGATGTTCGATATGCCAAGTTCTGAAGAAAAAGAATTTAAGGTAACAAAAGAATATGCTGAATCTAAACTAACAAAATCGGCATTAAAAAAATTAAGAGCAGCATCTTAAAAATATTAATTGAAAGAAATAAAAAAAGCCATCAAATTTGATGGCTTTTTTAGTACGTTTGAAACTAAATATGTTATTCTGTTTTATGAAGCTTACTATATTGCTGTATCCATTTAGTAATCTCTTCGTCTTTAATATCATATTTGTACATAAGATCTTCTCTTATCTGCTTTAAATATGTTTCGTTTAATACACTTTTTTCATATTCAGAAACAACCAATTTTATAAAGCTTTCGGCATACTTTTGTACAGGTTTTTTTATTTCCTTAGGTTTGTTTTCAGTAGATTCTACTTTATTTTCTTCCTGTTCTACAACAATCTCTTCTTTTGCTACCTTGTTATCAGAAACAGTACCATTACTGGTTGTATATGTAGTTTTTTCGTCTTTATACCATCCTTGAGGAATGTTAGCTAATTGCTTTTCACTAACAATTATAGTTTTAATTTTATTACCAGTAACATCCATACTTTCTAAGTTAGGGCAGTTTGAAACGTCTAACGTAGTAAGTTGATTGTAACTAGCGTATAAACTTTGAATGTTTGGGTTTTCACCAAGTATTAAAGATGTTAATTTGTTATAATCACAACTTATATAAGTTAAATTATGATTTTTGCTAACATCCAAACGTTCAATTTTATTTTCACTACAGTTTAAAAAACTAATAGAAGAGCTTTGTGATAAATCAATTTTAGTAATTTCATTGCCAAAACAATCTAAACGTCTTAAATTAGGAAAACTTTCTAAGCCTGTTAAGTCTTTAATTTTAGAATATACATTAGGTAAATCTTTATTAGTAACAGGATCATTAACATTTAAGTTGGTAACATACTCAGCATCACTAATTGTAATACTACCATTCAAACCATTCGAGTCAATTTTTAAGTTAATTAAACATTCTTCTAAGCCAATATCAGGAATACGAATTGTTTCTTGTGAATATATGTTAAATGCAAAAAAAGTTGCAAAACAAGCTGAAGTAATTATTTTCATTAATTTGTATTTGGGGAAATTTTTGTCAAAATTATGTAATTATATGTTTTTAGCAAATTAAATTTGCCTAGAGTTTTGTAACAATAAAATAACTTTTAAAACTAGTAGTATATTTGTTTGCTGTATTTCTGTAGTATATGATAACCCAACAGACCATTGATAAAGTTTTTGAGAACGCTCGAGTAGAAGAGGTGATAGGAGAATTCGTTCAGTTAAAAAAATCAGGAAGTAACTTTAAAGGGTTAAGTCCGTTTACAGACGAACGTACTCCTTCGTTTATGGTATCGCCTGTAAAACAAATATGGAAAGATTTTAGTACGGGAAAAGGAGGGAATGCAATTTCATTTTTAATGGAACACGAGCATTATACCTACCCAGAAGCAATAAGGTGGTT
Encoded proteins:
- a CDS encoding NAD(P)H-dependent oxidoreductase, whose product is MKHILLINGHPDKESFNHALAASYKRGVLETDAIIEEITITDLNFNPNLKFGYRKRTELELDLQEALTKIKKADHIVWFFPIWWAGYPAIMKGFIDRAFLPGITFQPIEGKPFPKKLLKGKTARLIITSDTPSWYDYLFMKRPAIRQFKKGTLEFCGITPVKTTFFSVIKDSTPKQRNLWLRKAYTLGKNKQ
- a CDS encoding Crp/Fnr family transcriptional regulator → MLKKHLASYNILSEEEIDNFVNLVRYKKLNKGDFFIQEGNTCKEVAFITSGIFRSFYHSSDEKEATYCFLSENSFVTAYSSFISQTKTNENIQALTNAELYIITKEQFVALENSSTNWLRLFKIFAEQEYINLENRIFVLQNESAENRYKKLLETHPNYLKTIPLQYLASYLGITQRHLSRIRKSVFY
- a CDS encoding phage holin family protein, coding for MKTFLKVLLTALAVIVLANILPGVTVASYTTAVIVAVVIALLNLFVRPLLVFFTLPATIVTLGLFLFVINAVIILLADKLVSGFAVSGFFTALLFSVLLSIFRSLMFSLLKEGDE
- the tig gene encoding trigger factor, which codes for MNITKENVDALNAVVKVDIVAEDYQDKVTKVLNDYRKTANIPGFRKGHVPMGMVKKQYGKSVMIDEVNKLLQESLNKFLVEEKLDILGNPLPRVQEDFNWDADKFSFEFELGLAPEFDVNLQPKNKVTQYNIVATDELIEKEVENIQSRYGKMSAKDEVAEQTNVTGTFVNEEKEINKKSTISVKDIKGKTNLKKFVGAKVGDVLELKTKNLFEDEHKLQGALGVSHEEVHDLDIPVTFTIEEITEIEPAELDQELFDKLFADGSVKTVTELKDKIKEDAEKQFQQQADQQLLNAITENLVDNTKFDLPVEFLQKWLQTAGEKELTAEEAVEEYNKSEKGLRYQLIEGKIMKDNDIKLDYAELVDYAKGFIRAQMAQFGNMNPEEKELDDIAGRILQNQDEAQKLQSQLISQKLLAFYKENMSFDTKEVSYEDFIKEVYK
- the clpP gene encoding ATP-dependent Clp endopeptidase proteolytic subunit ClpP; this encodes MDYGKEFEKYATKHHGINSNYLGKITSSLTPYIMEERQMNITQMDVFSRLMMDRIIFLGTGINDQVANVIQAQLLFLESVDASKDISIYINSPGGGVYAGLGIYDTMQFIKPDVATICTGMAASMGAVLMCAGEKGKRSALPHSRIMIHQPLGGAQGQASDIEITAREILKLKDELYEIIAKHSGQTVEKVNKDSDRDYWMKADEAKAYGMVDEILTRK
- the clpX gene encoding ATP-dependent Clp protease ATP-binding subunit ClpX; the protein is MSKEENLQCSFCGRKKPETDLLIAGLDAHICDKCIEQAYGIVEEEIAEAKTSDLSKDLTLKKPREIKAFLDEYIIGQDQTKRAMSVAVYNHYKRLLQTRDDEDEVEIEKSNIVLVGETGTGKTLVARTIAKMLNVPFSIVDATVLTQAGYVGEDVESILSRLLQAADYDVEKAERGIVFIDEIDKIARKGDNPSITRDVSGEGVQQALLKLLEGAVVNVAPKGGRKHPEQKFIEVNTKDILFIAGGAFSGIDRFISKRLNMQAVGYSASVEEDKIDHDNLLQYITPLDLKSFGLIPEIIGRLPVLSYMNPLDEKTLRAILTEPKNSIIKQYTKLFAMDDVTFEMTEDALQFIVDKAVEYKLGARGLRSLCEAILTDAMFDMPSSEEKEFKVTKEYAESKLTKSALKKLRAAS
- a CDS encoding leucine-rich repeat domain-containing protein, which translates into the protein MKIITSACFATFFAFNIYSQETIRIPDIGLEECLINLKIDSNGLNGSITISDAEYVTNLNVNDPVTNKDLPNVYSKIKDLTGLESFPNLRRLDCFGNEITKIDLSQSSSISFLNCSENKIERLDVSKNHNLTYISCDYNKLTSLILGENPNIQSLYASYNQLTTLDVSNCPNLESMDVTGNKIKTIIVSEKQLANIPQGWYKDEKTTYTTSNGTVSDNKVAKEEIVVEQEENKVESTENKPKEIKKPVQKYAESFIKLVVSEYEKSVLNETYLKQIREDLMYKYDIKDEEITKWIQQYSKLHKTE